In Streptomyces paludis, the genomic stretch AGGTCAAGATCGTCAAGCAGGCGGACAACCCGGGCACGGCGGCCAATCTGCGCAATGTCGTGGCCTCGGGCAAGGGGGTGCCGTGTCTGGTGAAGAACTTCGGCCAGGTCCCCGGACTGGTCGGTGAGGGGCTGCTCTCCGATGTCACCGACGGGGTCGAGCCGTATGTGAAGAAGGGCGTCTTCAACGACGCCTCCCTGCTGGGCGCGCAGGCCGGCGGCCGCTACTACGGCGTGCCGATCGGCTACCAGCCGAGCTTCCTGGTGATCAACCGCAAGGTCTACGACCAGTACGGCGTCGCCGTCCCCAAGACCTGGGACGAACTGATCGAGGCCGGCAAGAAGCTCAAGAAGCACGGCGTGTACGTGATGAACCTGGCGGGCGAGGACCCCTCGACGCTGGAGAACCTCGTCCAGCAGGCCGGCGGCAGCTGGTTCGCGACCGAGGGCGACACCTGGAAGGTCGACTTCCTCTCCCCGGAGTCGCTGAAGGCCGCCGATGTCATCCAGCGGCTCGTGGACAACGGACTGGTCGCGAACCAGACCTATATGGACCGCCCCGCGCTGATCAACTACTTCGACTCCGGCAAGATGGTCTCGCTCCCCACCCAGGTCTGGCAGCTCGGCAACTACGAGCTGAACTACAAGAAGTCCCTGGGCGACTGGGAGCCCGTCGACCTCCCGCAGTTCGCGGACGCCCCCTCGTTCACCGCCCCGGCCCACGGCACCGCGCTGCTCGTGCCGAAGGGCTGCGCCCACCCGAAGGAGGCCGTCGAGGCCGCGGTGTGGATGAACACGACCAAGGAGGGCATCGACGCCAGCTACCAGGAGGACATCAAGCAGTACAACTGGCCGGGCGCGATCCCGGACCCGAGCCCCTGGGTCGACTCGGCGGTCCCCGACAAGCTCTTCGGCGCGCGCAAGGGAGAGGCCAGGGACGTCATCCTCAAGGCGGTCAAGGGCGCCAAGGACACCTGGATCGTCGGCCCCAACTACACCGGTGTCTTCGCCGAACTCCAGGACCAGTGGGCCAAGGTGGTCACCAAGAAGATAACGCTGCGTCAGGCACTGGAGCACATGCAGAAGTTCACCGTCGACGACCTCAAGTCGAAGAACATCAACGTCGAGGGCTGATCGATGGCCGTGGAAACACCAGCTCCACCACGCGTGGTCCACCTCAAGTGGCGGCGTGTGATGGCCTTCAAAGGTGCCTCGTTCACCTTCCCGTTCTTCCTCGGGTTCGTCGTCTTCACCGTGGTGCCGGTGGCGATCGCGCTCAAGGAGAGCCTCTACACCGAACAGGGATCGGGGCTCGGCTTCGGGCCGAAGACCGTGGAGTTCTCCGGTGTGGACAACTTCGTCCGCGGCTTCGAGGACGCCAAGTTCTGGTCGGCGATGGGGCGGGTCGCCCTGTTCGCCGCCATCAGCATCCCGCTGATCCAGCTCGCGAGCCTCGGGCTGGCGCTGCTGATGGACATGGTCAAGCAGCGCCTCGCCAACCGCTTCCGGATCGCGCTGCTCGTGCCGTACATGATCCCCGGGATCGTCGCCACCCTGATCTGGATCTATCTCTACAGCCCGGTCGTCGGGCCGATCACCCCCTTTCTGGCCTTCTTCGGAATCGACGCGAACTTCTACAGCGGCGACATGATCTGGGTCTCGATCGGCATCCTCATCGCCTGGAGCTCCATCGGATTCAACATGCTGATCCTCTACGCGGCCCTCCAGTCGGTGCCCCGTGAACTGTTCGACAGCGCCCGGGTGGACGGCGCCTCCGAGTGGCGGATGGCCTGGTCGATCAAGGTCCCGCTGGTCCGGCGGTCCCTGGTGCTCACCACGGTGCTCAGCATCATCGGATCGCTCCAGATCTTCAGCGATCCGCTGCTCTTCCGGTCGATGACACCGGAGACCGTCACCAGGGACTTCACCCCGATCATGGCCATCTACGACTGGGCCTTCGCGCAGGGCGACTTCAACTACGCCGCCGCGCTGTCGATCATTCTCGCGGTGGTCGTCGGCATCGCCTCGGCCATCTTCTACCGGCTCACGAACAAGGCGCCCACCTCATGACCACGACGATGGACCGGCCCCCGGCGAAGGCGTCGGGCGGGCCCCCGGCGGCCCGCCGGCGCACCACGGGCGGCACGGTGCGGCACACCAGAAGGACCAGGGTGCTGGTGCTGGTGGGACTCGCACTGTTCACCCTCTACTCACTGGCCCCGGTGTGGTGGCTGCTGGTCGCCGCGACCAAGAGCCAGCGCGACCTCTACACCACCAACGGGCTGTGGTTCTCGGAGTTTCACTTCTGGGACAACCTCAAGGACCTGTTCACCTACCAGGACGGCATCTTCCTGCGCTGGATGTGGAACACACTGTTCTACGGCTTCGCGGGCACCATCGGAATGACCCTGGTCTGTGTCGCCTGCGGCTACGGACTGGCCATGTACGAGTTCCGGGGCCGCGGTGTGCTGATGGCCTGCATCATCGGGTCCTTCCTGGTCCCCGGAGCGCTGCTGACCATCCCGTCCTTCCTGCTCTACACGGATCTGCGGCTGATCGACACACCGTGGGCCATCATCGTGCCGGGCTTCTTCAACGCCTTCTCCGTCTATCTCGCCAAGGTGTACGCGGAGGGCGCCATCCCGCCCGAACTGCTGGAGGCGGCCCGGATCGACGGCGCGGGCGAGTACCGCATCTTCTTCCAGATCGGCGCCAGGCTGATGTCGACGGGCGCCGCCACCATCTTCGTCCTCGGCTTCGTCGGGGCGTGGAACAACTTCTTCGGCCCGCTCGTCTATCTGCGCAGCAGTGAGAAGTGGACCGTCATGCTCGGTCTCTACTCCTGGCTCAAGGTGAAGGTCGACAGCTCCGTCGACCTGACGGGCCTCGTGGTGGTCGGCTCCATCGTCTCGCTCATCCCCATGGTGATCCTGATGCTCTCGATGCAGCGCTACTGGCGCTCGGGGGTGACGATGGGCAGCCTCAAGTAGCCGGCTCCGGGACCGGCACTCGCACCGGCCCCGGCACACCGGACGGGAGGGGCGGTCACTCCCGTCCGGCCGCGTAGCGGATCCCGCCGCGCAGATGGGCCAGGAAGACCGGGTCCGCGAAGGACTCCGCGGTGTGTCCGAGCGCGGTGTAGAACACCGGGCCGCCCATCCGCTCGTGACACCACACGAGCGGATGGTCCGCCCCCATGCCGCCGCCCGTGTACGACGACTCGTGAGCGCGGGCCAGCACACGTACGCCCGCGGGCACGGCGCGGAAGTCGTACCACTCGTCCGTGAAGTCCCACCGGGCGTCCAGATGGCGGGTGGCGGGATGGGCGTGGTCGGTGACCGCGACCGTGCCCGGCTGGAGGTCGGGGTGGCGGGCGAACCGGGCGCCGAGCAGCTCCCCGTAGTACGGCCAGTCGTACTCCGTACAGGCCGCCGCGTGGATCCCGACGAACCCGCCGCCGCCCGCCAGGTGCCGGCGCAGCGCGTCGCGCGCGGCGGGGGTGAGGACCTCCCCGCTGGTGGAGAGGAAGACGACGACCGCGCAGCGCGGGATCTCGCGCTCCAAGGCGGCCGGGTCCTCGGTGGCGACGCTCTCGAAGCCGTCCTCGGCCACGAGCCGGCCGACGGCCTCGACACCGGCCGGGATCGAGTCGTGGCGGTAGGCGGTGGTGCGGCTGTACAGCACCACACGCGGTGGATGGTGGGGCATGGCTCTCCCGTGGTGGACCCTGGCTGGACGGGCGGGCTCGGCATCCGTGCCGGAGAGGACAGGTGATGAGGAGCATAGACATCGTTCCCTACGGAAGATGTCGTTGCCAACCCCGTTCCGGAGGCAAGCAGCCCCTGGGCTGCCTCCATCGGACGCCACCGTCGCAGAGACCGGTTGCCCTACCTCCTCGCCGACGCCCCCATCGGCCTTCCGTCGGCACCCGGCCGGGAACTCCGGCGGGGGTGCCCGCTTCCCGGCGCGGTACCTGTTAGGTACCGTACGGGTATGCCATCACTCAACATCACCTTCACCGAGGACGAGCTGGAGGCGGTGCGCGCCGCGGCGTCCGCCGAGGGCAAGTCGCTCAAGCAGTACGTGCACGACCTCCCGCTGCGCGAGCAGCAGCGCCTCCAGTTCGTGCGGTACGCGGTCACCTGGGGCGAGCAGCACCGGAGCGAGTTCGACGAGGCGTTCGCCAACGAGGTGCCCCCCGCGGCGCGCGGCGGGCGGCAGGTGGAAGCCGCCTGATGCCCGTGGTGTACATCGACGTGGCCTGGCTGCTGGACGTACAGGAACAGGCCGTCCCGGAGGACGTCTCCGTGGCCGACTACTCGGCGCTCGTGGCCGCGGTCGCCCGCCACCGCACCCGTATCCCGCGCCCGGCGACCAGCGAGCCCGACGGCGCCTGGCGCGCCGCCGCCCTCATCCACACCCTGGTGCGGCTGGAGCCGCTGCCGTACCGCAACAGCCTGTTCGCCTGCCAGGTCGCCGCCGCGTACATGCACGCCTCCGGCGAGGGGATCGACCCGCCGTACGGGGCGCTCGTGGAGCTGGTCCGCGCCATCCAGGCCGGCAAGGCGAACGTCTACCAGGCGGCGGACCAGATCCGCGCCTGGCGCATCTGATCCGCCGCCCCGTCCCCGGCCCGGCCGGGTCCGGTCCGGTCCGGTCTACTTGGCCTTGTCGACGAACTCCGTGGTGAACGTCTTGCTCAGATCCACCTTGGCACCCTTGAGGTTCGGGTTGAACGCCCGCAGGACGCGCTCGACGGTCTCCGGTCCGTCGGCCGGCATCACACCGTCCGTGGTGAACATCGGCAGGGTGCTCTCGATGGCCTTCGCGTACAGCCCGTCGCCGCCCTGCGCGTAGTCGGTGGGCATCTTCGCCGCGATCTCCTCCGGGGAGTGCGTCGACATCCACTTCAGAGTCTTCACGAAGGCGTTGGCCAGCTTCTGGACCGTCTCCTTGTTCTTGTTCACCCAGTCGGTGTTCATGTAGAGACTGGAGGACGGGTACGGTCCGCCCAGCGCGGCCTTCGAGCCCTCGGGCGTCCGCATGTCGATGAGGACCTTGCCGAGCTTCTTGTCCAGGATCTGCGCGACCGTCGGGTCGGTGGTCATCCCGCCCTGGATCGAGTTCTGCTGGAGAGCCGAGATGAAGGTCTGGCCCGCGCCGACCGCGACCGTGCTGAACTCGTCCGTCCGCACCCCGTTCTTGACGGCGAGATACTTGGTGAGGAAGTCCGTGGAGGAACCGAGGCCCGTCACACCGAGCTTCTTGCCCTTGAAGTCCTTGGCCGAAGTGATCTCGGCGGCGGCCTTGTTGGAGACGACCTCCACCTCGCCGGAGGCGTGCGAGAACTGCACCACCGACTGCACGTGCTTGCCCTTCACCTGAAGGTCCAGCGTGTGGTCGTAGAAGCCGACGACACCGTGCACATCGCCGGAGACCAGCGAGGTCGTGGCCTGCACCCCGGCCGGCTCGGTCAGCAGCTGGACATCGAGGCCCTCGTCGGTGAAGTAGCCGAGCTTCTGCGTGAGCATCGCCGGCAGATAGATGACCTTGTCCAGGCCGCCCACCATGATCTTGACCTTGCCGCCGGAGCCCACCGCGGAGGAGTCGCCGCCGCAGGCGGTCAGGGTGGCGAGGGCGAGCACGGCGGAGACCGCGGCTGCCGGAAGTCTGAGATGAGTACGCATGTCACGTCCTTGTGATCGGGGCCCGGCGGGGTGTCCGCGGGCCCGGGGAGAGCGGCCGGGGGAGAGCGGCCGGGCGGTGGTGAGCGGTCAGCGGTCGGCGCCGGCTTCGGCGGGCTTCCAGCGGAAGAGGCGTTTCTCCAGGAAGGTCAGCAGCGCCTCGGCGAGCAGCGCGACAACCGCGAGGATCACCATCGCCGCGTACACCCCGGCCGCGTTGAACGTGCCCTGCGAGGCCGAGACCAGCAGCCCGATGCCCTTCGTCGCACCGATGTACTCACCGACGATCGCGCCGATCAGCGCGAAGCCGAAGCTGACATGGAGACTGGTGAAGATCCACGAGGTGGCGGACGGGATCACGACCTGAAGGGTGACCTGCCGGTTGGTCGCGCCCAGGATCCTGGCGTTGGCGACGAGATTGCGGTCCACCTCCCTGGCCCCCTGGAAGGCGTTGAAGAAGACCGGGAAGAAGACCAGCACGACCGCCGAGGCGACCTTCGAGGCCGGTCCCAGACCGAACCAGATCAGGAAGATCGGCGCCAGCACGATCCGCGGCAGCGCGTTGAGCACCTTGATGTACGGGCCGAGCACATCGGCCAGGAAGCGGACCCGGCCGAGCGCGATGCCCAGCACCACTCCGGCGGTCACCCCGATGACCCAGCCGAGGAGCGCCTCGTACAGCGTGTACCAGATCTGCTCCCACAGGGAGCCCTGCGGGGTGCCGTGCACCGCCCACTGGACGATCTGGTCCCAGATCTTCGACGGCATCGAGAAGTTGAACGGATCGATGACGGCCGATCTGGCCATCCACTCCCAGATCCCGATGATCGCGAAGAGCAGCAGGATCCGGGTCCCGTAGACCACGAACTGGCGGTTGCGGGCCGCCCGGGCCCTGGCCCGCGTCCGCTCGCCGCCGGCCTCCCCGCCCGGATCCGTCACGTCGCCCGCGCTCTTCCCCGTGGTCTTTCCGGTGGTGTTCCCGGGCGTCTTCCCGGCCGGCGCGGCAGGGTTGGTGACGATCTCAGGCGGCATCGGCGGCACCCCTCTCGCGTGTGATCCGGACCTCTTCGCCGAGCGAGGACCAGATCTCCCGGTAGATCTCGATGAAGCGCGGTTCGAGCCGTACGGACTCGACCTTGCGGGGGCGCGGCAGGTCGATCCGGAAGACCTCCTTGACCGTCGCCGGTCCGGCCGTCATCACGACCACCTTGTCGGCGAGGGCGATCGACTCCTCCAGGTCGTGGGTGACGAAGATGACCGAGGCACCGGTCCCCGCCCACAGGTCCAGCAGCTCGTCCGACATCAGCGCCCGGGTCTGCACGTCGAGCGCCGAGAACGGCTCGTCCATCAGCAGCAGTTCGGGGTCGTTGACGAAGGTCGCCGCCAGGGCCACGCGCTTGCGCTGGCCGCCCGACAGCTGGTGCGGATAGCGGTCCTCGAAGGACGACAGACCGACCCGGGCCAGCCACTCGCGGGCCCGCTCCCGTGCCTCGGCCTTCTCCACCCCGCGGAACCTCGGGCCCGCCATCACATTCGACAGCACGGTGCGCCAGGGGAAGACCGCGTCCTGCTGGAAGACGAACCCGGTCTTGTCGCCGATGCCGGTGACCGGCTCGCCGCCGACCAGCACCTCGCCCTCGGTGGGCTCCTCCAGACCGCTGACCAGGGTGAGAGTGGTGGACTTGCCGCACCCGGTGGGACCCACCACCGCGACGAACTCACCGCGTTCGACCGTCAGGTCCAGATCCCTGACGGCGGTATGGAGGTTCCCCGACGGGGTCCGGAATACCTTGCTCGTTCCCCGCAGCTCGATGGCGGGGCTCGTGTGGCTGCTCATGGACCGGGAGGCTAGGAGTGACCGGGACCACAGCGGCAGCCTTGTGGGCGCAACCCGTCGTTCTGCGCGCAAACCCCGTTCTGCTCGTTCTGCTCACGCCGGAACGACAAAAGAGCCGCACGGGGCTGGGCACCGGGGCCCCGGCGGCTTACGTTGCGTTCACCACGACATCGGACGGAAACACGGACGCCACCAGGGGCGGAGGGAGGAGAGCGGATGCGGATGCGGAGTCCCCGGCGTGTCTCCGCCGAGGTCCTGGCGGCGCAACTGGCCATCACCACCGGGGTGATGGTCCTCGCCACCTGTCTCTTCCTCGCCCCGCTCGGCTCCGAGCTGGACGACGCGGCCACCCACCGTGCCCTTTCCATCGCCCAGACCACCGCGGCCGACCCGGACATCGCCCGGGAGGTCCTCACCACCGTGCCGAGCAGCGCGGGACCGGTGCAGCGGGAGGCCGAGCGGATCCGCCGCGCCACCGACGCGCTGTACGTGGTGGTGATGGACACGCGGGGAGTGCGCTGGTCGCACACCACCACCGCCGAGATCGGCCGGCATGTCTCCACCGACCCGAGCGCCGCGCTCGCCGGCCGGGAGATCCGGGGGATCGACGACGGCACCCTGGGCCGCTCGGCCCGCGCCAAGGTGCCGCTCTACGACGACCGGGGCCGGCTCGTCGGCGCGGTCTCCGTCGGCATCGCCTACGACAGTGTGCGCGGCCGGCTCCTGGACGCCGTTCCCGCGCTGCTGCTCTGCGCCGGCGCCGCCCTCGCCGTGGGCGCGCTGGCCGCCGTCGCCGTCGCGCGCCGGCTGCGCCGCCGTACCCACGGGGTCGGCTTCGCCGACATCTCCGCGCTGCTCGACGAGCGCGAGGCCATGCTGCACGCCGTACGGGAGGGGGTCGTCGCCTTCGACCGCCTCGGCCGGATCCGGCTCGCCAACGACGAGGCCCTGCGGCTCCTCGGCCTCGACGCCGGTGCCACCGGCCGGCCGCTGGACGAGGTGCTCGCCCCGGGACGGACCACGGACGTGCTCGCGGGCCGTGTCGCGGGCACCGACCTGCTCACCGTCAGCGGCGGCCGGGTGCTGGTCGCCAACAGGATGCCGACCCGCGACGGCGGCGCCGTGGTGACCCTGCGCGACCGTACCGAACTGGAGCAGCTCGGCCGCGAACTCGACAGCAGCCAGGGCCTGCTGGACGCGCTGCGCGCCCAGGACCACGAACACGCCAACCGGCTGCACACCGTCCTCGGACTGCTCGAACTCGGCCGCCACGACATGGCCGCGGAGTACGTCGCGGAGATCGCCAGCGCCCACCGCGCCTCCGCCGAGCAGATCGCCGAGCGGGTGCGCGACCCGCTGCTCTCCGCGCTGCTCGTCGGCAAGACGGCCATCGCCGCCGAGCGCGGCGTCGAACTGCGGCTCTCCGACGCGACACTGCTGCACCACCGGGTGGTGGACGCGCGCGACCTGGTGACCGTACTCGGCAATCTCGTCGACAACGCGCTGGAGGCCGTCGCGGAGCGCCGCCGCGGCGATCCGTCGGCCGAGTCCCGCGTCGAGGTCGAGCTGCGGGCCGAACACACCACCGCCGTGGTGCGCGTCTGCGACACCGGGCCCGGGGTACCGCCCGAGGAGCGGGAGCGGATCTTCGTCGAGGGCTGGTCCACCAAACGGCCCCCGCCCGCCCCGGGGACCGGCGTCCTCCCGCGCGGCCGCGGTCTCGGCCTCGCCCTGGTGCGCCGGCTCGCCGAGCGGTACGGCGGCATGGCGCGGGTGACCGCCCGCGCGGGCGGGGGCGCGGTCTTCACCGTCGTCCTGCCCGAGGCGCTCGCCCCGTCCGGCACCGCGGGGGACGGACTCCCGGTGCGCCCGTTCACCGCCGCGGGGGAGCCACGATGATCGATGTCCTCGTCGTGGACGACGACTTCCGCGTCGCCGAGATCAACGCCGCGTACGTGGAGCGGACGCCCGGATTCCGGGTGGCCGCCCGCGCCCACACCGCGGCCCAGGCGCTGGCCACCCTGGAGCGATGCTCCATCGATCTCGTGCTGCTCGACCACTATCTGCCGGACGAGACGGGCCTCACGCTGATCCGCCGGATGCGGCAGCTCGGCCACCACGCCGACGTCATCATGGTCACCGCGGCGCGCGATGTCAGCACGGTCCAGGCCGCGATGCGCTACGGCGCGCTCCAGTACCTGGTGAAACCGTTCAGCTTCGCCGGGCTCGGCGCGAAGCTCGACGGCTACGCGGCGCTGCGCCGTACCCTCGACGGCGTCGGCGGCCGGGGCGAGGCGGGCCAGGACCAGGTGGACCGTATCTTCAGCGCCTTCAGGACGGCCGACGCGCCCCGCTCCGAACTCCCCAAGGGGCACTCCGCCGCCACCGTCGACCTGATGCGGCGGGTCCTGACGGGGGCCGAGCGGCCGCTCTCCGCGCACGAGGTCGCCGAACGCACCGGCGTCAGCCGCTCCACCGCGCAGCGCTACCTCAAATACCTGGAGCGCACCGGGCGGATCAGCCTCACCCTCAAGTACGGCGACACCGGGCGCCCCGAACATCAGTACACCTGGGCCACGGCTGTCTGACACCCCGGTACCACCGGTACCGGCGCGGGGTCCGGGGCGGGTCCGGGGCTGCCCGTTCATCGCAAAGGTCACCGAAAGGTGACTCTTCGACATTTACTATGTCCTGGCGATCACTTATGTGACTACCGAGTTGCGTCTGCACTAGGGCCTGTGTGGGGTTGTGATCTGGATCAGGGAGCGGGGCGTGGTGCGTGCGATCGCAAGGCGCCGGGAGGCCCTCGTAGCGGAGCTACTAGGGCATTTCGGCAACGCGGCGAGCGTGCGTGCCACGTCCCGCGAGCCCAGAGCACAACCCCACACAGGCCCTAGGGGCCAGTACTGCCTCCGGCCACCGAGCCCTCCGAAAGGACCTCCGCGCCGTGAACCATCTCTTCCTCCCCGAGGCCGACCCCGTCGGCGTATCGCTGCGCGGATTCGCGCGCGCCCATCCGGAGCTGGTCGCGCTCCACGAGGACCCGCTCTTCGTCACCGCGACCGACACCGACCCCGCCCGGCGGGTCGGTCTGCTGTCCGGCGGCGGATCGGGACACGAGCCGATGCACGCCGGATTCGTGGGCCGGGGCCTGCTGGACGCCGCGGTTCCCGGCCGGATCTTCGCCTCGCCGCACAACCGGCAGGTGTACGAGGCCAGCCGCGCGGTCGCCCGGGCCGAGGGCGTCCTGCACATCGTCAAGAACTACACCGGCGACCGGATCAACTTCGGGATCGCGGCCGAGCGGCTGCGGGCCGACGGCATCGCGGTGCGCCGGGTCCTCGTGGACGACGACCTGGCGACCGAGAGCGATCTCACGGCGACCGGCCGCCGGGGCACGGGAGCCACCGTCATCGTCGAGAAACTGCTCGGCGGCGCCGCCGACACCGGCCTGGGCATCGCCGAACTCGCCACGCTCGGAGAGGAGTTCGCCCGCTCCTCGCGCAGCGTCGCCGTCGCGGGCCGGGCCCAGACCTCGCCCTCCCTCGGCGGTGAGGTATTCGCCCTCGGGGACCGGGAGATCGAGTACGGCGTCGGCATCCACGGCGAGCGGGCCGCCGCGACGATCACCAGGCCACCGTTCGGTCACCTGGTCGAACGGATGACCGCGCAGGTCCTCGACGGGCTGCCCGGCACCGGCGACGGGGTCATCCTCCTCGTCAACGGTCTCGGCGCGACCACCCTGCTGGAGCTGTACGCCGTCCACGAGCAGGTCAGCGAGGTACTGGCACGGCGCGGGGTGCCGGTCGCCGGACAGCTCGTCGGCACCCACGTCCCCGCGCTGGACATGAGCGGCTTCTCGCTGACCATGACGGCGGTACGGACCGGCTGGCTCGCCTGGTGGCGGGCGCCGGCCCGCACCCCGGCCTTCCCCCACCCGCACTCCCAGGAGCTGAACGGATGACCATCGACCAGTCACAGGTACTGCGCACCTACGCCGAAGCCGCCCGCGTCGCCCACGAGGCACTGACCGCGCTCGACCAGATCTCCGGCGACGGGGACTTCGGGGACAACCTCTGCGAGGGCCTCGACCGGACCGTCGCCGCACTGGACGCGAGCCCCGAGGAACCGGCCGTGGCCGTGGCCGGCTCCGTCTTCCTCGACCAGGTCGGCGGTACGAGCGGCCCCCTGATCGGCCTGCTCCTCAGCGCCATCGGCCGCGCCCTCGCCGAGGCCCCGGACCCGCGGGCCGGCTGGGCGACGGGGGTGCGCGAGGGACTGGCGGCGATCCAGCGGGTGGGCGAGGCCGAACCGGGCGACCGGACGATGGTCGACGCCCTGGCACCCGCCCGCGACGCCCTCGCGGAGGGCGAGAAGTTCGCGGACGTCGCCCGCGCCGCGTTCGCGGGCGCGGCGGCGACGGCCGGCATCCGGGCCCGCCGCGGCCGGGCGTCGTACGTCGGTGACCGGGTCCTCGGCGCGCCCGACCCCGGGGCCACCGGGGTCGCCCTGCTCTTCTGGTCCCTCGCCCGGGTGGCCGAACCGGAGGCCGTCCTCGGCGAGGTAGGGGAGCTGGTGCCCGTCCCCGGCAGCGGCGCCTGACGGCGTGTCCTCCCGTACGGCGGCGCCTTCGGCCCGGCACCACCCCGGCCGGGGTGCCGTCAGCGGTTCACCGGAGCGCCCGGAGCGGTGACGGCGGGCTCCTCGGTGACGGCCTCGGCGGGGATGCCGCGCCAGAGCGTGCCCGGCACCAGCCGCTCGCCCTTCATCAGGAGCGACAGCGCGTCCAGCCGGACCCCCGCGCCCACCACCGCGTCGTACAGCACGACCGCGCGCGTACCGACACTCGCGCCGTCCTCGACCCTGACCACCGACATCTTCATCACTCGGTCCTCGAACAGATGGGTCTGCAACGACACGCGCAGCCCGATCGCGACGTCGTCACCGAGGTCCACGAGATCGAACTCGGTGAGGAAGGTCGTGCCGATCCAGGTCCGCCGGCCGATCCGCGCACCGAACCGGCGCAGCACCGGCGGCAGGAACGGCGTACCGATCAGGAGCCCCACCCCGGCCGGCACCGCCGCCGCCTCGTAGAGACCGGTGACGAACTCCGTACGCCGTACGAACAGGCTCCACAGCGGTTCGACCCGGGGCCGGTAGACCCCGACGACCAGCCACTTCGCCAGTGCGCAGCAGCCGATCACCGCCAGCGCCGAGGCCGCCGCGAGGACCGGGGCCACCAGCACGGGCACGACTGCCGAGGGAGCGCGCGCC encodes the following:
- a CDS encoding carbohydrate ABC transporter permease, whose protein sequence is MTTTMDRPPAKASGGPPAARRRTTGGTVRHTRRTRVLVLVGLALFTLYSLAPVWWLLVAATKSQRDLYTTNGLWFSEFHFWDNLKDLFTYQDGIFLRWMWNTLFYGFAGTIGMTLVCVACGYGLAMYEFRGRGVLMACIIGSFLVPGALLTIPSFLLYTDLRLIDTPWAIIVPGFFNAFSVYLAKVYAEGAIPPELLEAARIDGAGEYRIFFQIGARLMSTGAATIFVLGFVGAWNNFFGPLVYLRSSEKWTVMLGLYSWLKVKVDSSVDLTGLVVVGSIVSLIPMVILMLSMQRYWRSGVTMGSLK
- a CDS encoding ABC transporter substrate-binding protein, whose protein sequence is MRTHLRLPAAAVSAVLALATLTACGGDSSAVGSGGKVKIMVGGLDKVIYLPAMLTQKLGYFTDEGLDVQLLTEPAGVQATTSLVSGDVHGVVGFYDHTLDLQVKGKHVQSVVQFSHASGEVEVVSNKAAAEITSAKDFKGKKLGVTGLGSSTDFLTKYLAVKNGVRTDEFSTVAVGAGQTFISALQQNSIQGGMTTDPTVAQILDKKLGKVLIDMRTPEGSKAALGGPYPSSSLYMNTDWVNKNKETVQKLANAFVKTLKWMSTHSPEEIAAKMPTDYAQGGDGLYAKAIESTLPMFTTDGVMPADGPETVERVLRAFNPNLKGAKVDLSKTFTTEFVDKAK
- a CDS encoding toxin Doc yields the protein MPVVYIDVAWLLDVQEQAVPEDVSVADYSALVAAVARHRTRIPRPATSEPDGAWRAAALIHTLVRLEPLPYRNSLFACQVAAAYMHASGEGIDPPYGALVELVRAIQAGKANVYQAADQIRAWRI
- a CDS encoding ABC transporter ATP-binding protein, with product MSSHTSPAIELRGTSKVFRTPSGNLHTAVRDLDLTVERGEFVAVVGPTGCGKSTTLTLVSGLEEPTEGEVLVGGEPVTGIGDKTGFVFQQDAVFPWRTVLSNVMAGPRFRGVEKAEARERAREWLARVGLSSFEDRYPHQLSGGQRKRVALAATFVNDPELLLMDEPFSALDVQTRALMSDELLDLWAGTGASVIFVTHDLEESIALADKVVVMTAGPATVKEVFRIDLPRPRKVESVRLEPRFIEIYREIWSSLGEEVRITRERGAADAA
- a CDS encoding ThuA domain-containing protein, which produces MPHHPPRVVLYSRTTAYRHDSIPAGVEAVGRLVAEDGFESVATEDPAALEREIPRCAVVVFLSTSGEVLTPAARDALRRHLAGGGGFVGIHAAACTEYDWPYYGELLGARFARHPDLQPGTVAVTDHAHPATRHLDARWDFTDEWYDFRAVPAGVRVLARAHESSYTGGGMGADHPLVWCHERMGGPVFYTALGHTAESFADPVFLAHLRGGIRYAAGRE
- a CDS encoding ABC transporter substrate-binding protein, producing MQRTHFAVTAATTVVLSVVLAGCGGGDRGGDTAAKGPVTVTYWTWDEPKTIQPVADKFNATHDDIKVKIVKQADNPGTAANLRNVVASGKGVPCLVKNFGQVPGLVGEGLLSDVTDGVEPYVKKGVFNDASLLGAQAGGRYYGVPIGYQPSFLVINRKVYDQYGVAVPKTWDELIEAGKKLKKHGVYVMNLAGEDPSTLENLVQQAGGSWFATEGDTWKVDFLSPESLKAADVIQRLVDNGLVANQTYMDRPALINYFDSGKMVSLPTQVWQLGNYELNYKKSLGDWEPVDLPQFADAPSFTAPAHGTALLVPKGCAHPKEAVEAAVWMNTTKEGIDASYQEDIKQYNWPGAIPDPSPWVDSAVPDKLFGARKGEARDVILKAVKGAKDTWIVGPNYTGVFAELQDQWAKVVTKKITLRQALEHMQKFTVDDLKSKNINVEG
- a CDS encoding ABC transporter permease, with protein sequence MPPEIVTNPAAPAGKTPGNTTGKTTGKSAGDVTDPGGEAGGERTRARARAARNRQFVVYGTRILLLFAIIGIWEWMARSAVIDPFNFSMPSKIWDQIVQWAVHGTPQGSLWEQIWYTLYEALLGWVIGVTAGVVLGIALGRVRFLADVLGPYIKVLNALPRIVLAPIFLIWFGLGPASKVASAVVLVFFPVFFNAFQGAREVDRNLVANARILGATNRQVTLQVVIPSATSWIFTSLHVSFGFALIGAIVGEYIGATKGIGLLVSASQGTFNAAGVYAAMVILAVVALLAEALLTFLEKRLFRWKPAEAGADR
- a CDS encoding carbohydrate ABC transporter permease; the protein is MAFKGASFTFPFFLGFVVFTVVPVAIALKESLYTEQGSGLGFGPKTVEFSGVDNFVRGFEDAKFWSAMGRVALFAAISIPLIQLASLGLALLMDMVKQRLANRFRIALLVPYMIPGIVATLIWIYLYSPVVGPITPFLAFFGIDANFYSGDMIWVSIGILIAWSSIGFNMLILYAALQSVPRELFDSARVDGASEWRMAWSIKVPLVRRSLVLTTVLSIIGSLQIFSDPLLFRSMTPETVTRDFTPIMAIYDWAFAQGDFNYAAALSIILAVVVGIASAIFYRLTNKAPTS